From Fibrobacter sp., a single genomic window includes:
- a CDS encoding cellulase family glycosylhydrolase, which produces MVRLFLLLIFAFVTFANAEVINARPSVNGKLHVQGTDLFDEQGNQVVLKGASTHGLTWFPQFVNNGLFKQLSREWNTNLIRLAMYSDDYVNGDRKKNLEVLRKGVQYAIENDMYVMVDWHILTDNNPNQNLAEAINFFNMMAKEYADVPNVIFEICNEPNGDCTWEDIKEYANIIIPVIRRHKPDALILIGTPNFDREIQEPAKDPVDFENVMYSFHFYATSHKGESLAKLKEVVGGGTPIFITESGFCEASGDGKIDLESVKQWYATLDSLHLSYTVWSMSNKEEESAMVLSDSRAVEYLTEEDLSLSGLYARALFQGKDLNQIPLIYEPISNFKILARTKPYLVWGIFAIPVFIVILLVFLIQKIRKRFRYNRIRTYDDLLKFSKNESAKKFNSKPAKQFLGDLFLFLSTFCTLIYLCWRFTCSIPYAYGWVAIIGSCILLAIEVLGFIESLIHYSGMLKLREHPLPEIADTDYPDVDIFISTYNEPPELLRKTIIGCKHMDYPDRSKVHIYLCDDNRRNEMRGLAEELGVNYFDRPNNEGAKAGNLNAALARTSSPYVVTFDADMIPQRKFLLRTIPYFVDAERINASLPEEKRRPLGFIQTPQSFYTPDVFQHNLYAERKVPNEQDYFYCVIEAAKTSTNSVIYGGSNTIISRKALEDIGGFYTKSITEDFATGMLIESAGYVSLGLSQPLASGIAPSTFKEHIQQRTRWGRGVIATAKQLKFMFNRKLGISQKLSYLSSVLYWFSPIKNLVYLFAPLTFAVFCIPVFKCTLIDLALFWLPMHLMSMWALRITSQGKISARWSGIYETSVMPFLLMPIIKETLGITLSKFKVTTKDKRNFHNKADKKTIAPFAVLLALTVAGIVHMSYMIIALGYIEILAVLFWLVRNTYYLTMCLFLGMGRDSDGEPVKVLAAERAMVKKQDGHEIEGITTKLTEHGVDIFTDELNVLNLGEPIGLTLSKKVYTLQVTGTVVAIRNSCNPAIPCVYTVEIMDFGGQKDEYIQMLYDRTPTLPQRLQLSNGLVDNLWNNIGHRIVTR; this is translated from the coding sequence ATGGTTCGTCTCTTCTTATTATTGATTTTTGCCTTTGTCACTTTTGCTAATGCAGAAGTGATAAACGCAAGGCCTTCTGTCAACGGCAAGCTCCACGTTCAAGGCACAGACCTTTTTGACGAGCAAGGTAATCAGGTGGTTCTGAAAGGGGCAAGCACCCACGGCCTTACCTGGTTTCCGCAGTTCGTGAACAACGGGCTTTTCAAGCAGCTCAGCCGTGAATGGAACACCAACCTGATACGCCTCGCCATGTATTCCGACGACTACGTGAATGGCGACCGAAAGAAAAATCTAGAGGTGCTCCGCAAGGGTGTACAGTACGCTATCGAAAACGACATGTACGTGATGGTGGACTGGCATATTCTCACCGACAACAACCCAAACCAGAACCTGGCCGAAGCCATCAACTTCTTCAACATGATGGCCAAGGAATACGCCGACGTTCCCAACGTGATTTTTGAAATCTGTAACGAGCCCAATGGTGACTGCACCTGGGAAGACATCAAGGAATACGCGAACATCATCATCCCTGTGATACGCAGACATAAGCCCGACGCCCTGATTCTCATCGGCACACCCAACTTTGACCGAGAAATTCAGGAACCTGCGAAAGACCCGGTGGACTTTGAGAACGTGATGTATTCCTTCCACTTCTACGCCACCTCCCACAAGGGTGAATCCCTTGCAAAGCTCAAAGAAGTCGTAGGTGGCGGCACCCCCATCTTCATTACCGAAAGCGGGTTCTGCGAGGCCAGTGGCGATGGAAAGATCGACCTGGAAAGCGTCAAGCAATGGTATGCCACCCTGGATTCCCTGCACCTGAGCTATACCGTCTGGAGCATGTCCAACAAGGAAGAGGAATCCGCCATGGTCCTCTCCGACTCACGGGCGGTGGAATACCTTACCGAAGAAGACCTGAGCCTTTCTGGACTTTACGCCCGGGCTCTTTTCCAGGGCAAGGACCTGAACCAGATTCCGCTTATCTACGAGCCCATCTCCAACTTCAAGATTCTCGCTCGTACAAAGCCCTACCTAGTATGGGGAATTTTCGCCATACCCGTCTTTATCGTAATCCTTCTCGTTTTCCTCATCCAGAAAATCAGGAAGCGTTTCCGCTACAACAGAATCCGCACCTACGACGACCTTCTTAAATTCAGCAAGAACGAAAGCGCGAAAAAATTCAATTCAAAGCCGGCAAAGCAGTTCCTTGGCGACCTGTTCCTTTTCTTGAGTACGTTCTGCACGTTAATTTATCTCTGCTGGCGCTTTACATGTTCCATTCCGTATGCCTACGGATGGGTCGCCATCATCGGAAGCTGCATCCTACTCGCCATAGAAGTCCTCGGTTTTATCGAATCGCTCATACACTACAGCGGAATGCTCAAGCTGCGGGAACATCCCCTGCCAGAAATTGCCGACACGGACTACCCCGACGTAGATATTTTCATTTCTACATACAACGAACCCCCGGAACTTTTGCGCAAGACCATCATCGGCTGCAAGCACATGGACTACCCCGACCGCTCCAAGGTGCATATCTATCTTTGCGACGACAACCGCCGTAACGAAATGCGGGGGCTTGCCGAAGAACTGGGCGTAAACTACTTCGACCGCCCGAATAACGAGGGCGCGAAGGCGGGTAACCTGAACGCGGCACTCGCCCGGACGAGTTCACCCTACGTAGTAACATTTGATGCCGACATGATTCCGCAGAGGAAGTTCCTGCTCAGGACTATCCCCTATTTTGTGGATGCCGAGCGTATCAACGCAAGCCTCCCCGAAGAAAAACGCCGCCCCCTCGGGTTTATCCAGACACCGCAAAGTTTCTACACGCCCGACGTATTCCAGCACAACCTCTATGCCGAAAGAAAGGTCCCCAACGAGCAGGACTATTTCTACTGTGTCATCGAGGCGGCCAAGACCTCGACAAACAGCGTAATTTACGGCGGTTCCAACACGATTATCTCCCGCAAGGCCCTGGAAGATATCGGCGGGTTCTACACGAAATCCATCACGGAGGACTTTGCGACAGGCATGCTGATTGAATCGGCAGGCTACGTGAGCCTCGGCCTTTCGCAGCCGCTAGCCTCGGGTATCGCCCCTTCGACATTCAAGGAACACATCCAGCAACGCACCCGCTGGGGCCGTGGCGTTATCGCCACCGCAAAGCAGCTCAAGTTCATGTTCAACCGCAAACTGGGCATCTCGCAGAAACTGAGCTACCTGAGTTCCGTGCTCTACTGGTTTTCCCCTATCAAGAACCTTGTCTATCTGTTTGCACCGCTCACCTTCGCCGTATTCTGCATCCCGGTTTTCAAGTGTACGCTTATCGACCTTGCCCTCTTCTGGCTCCCGATGCACCTGATGTCGATGTGGGCACTCCGCATCACGAGCCAAGGGAAGATTTCTGCCCGCTGGAGCGGTATCTACGAGACATCCGTCATGCCCTTCCTACTTATGCCGATAATCAAAGAGACTCTGGGCATTACCCTTTCAAAATTCAAGGTGACAACAAAAGACAAGCGCAATTTTCACAACAAGGCCGACAAGAAGACCATCGCCCCGTTTGCTGTTTTGCTCGCCCTGACCGTCGCGGGCATCGTCCACATGAGTTATATGATTATCGCGCTCGGGTATATCGAAATTCTCGCCGTGCTCTTCTGGCTTGTGCGCAACACCTACTACCTCACCATGTGCCTGTTCCTCGGGATGGGGCGCGATTCCGATGGAGAACCCGTGAAGGTCCTTGCTGCCGAAAGGGCGATGGTGAAAAAGCAGGACGGGCATGAAATCGAGGGTATTACCACGAAACTCACAGAACACGGCGTGGATATCTTTACCGACGAGCTGAATGTCCTGAACCTGGGCGAACCCATCGGCCTCACCCTATCGAAGAAGGTGTACACCCTGCAGGTTACGGGAACGGTGGTTGCCATCCGGAATTCATGCAATCCTGCGATTCCGTGCGTTTACACCGTCGAAATTATGGACTTTGGCGGGCAAAAGGACGAATACATCCAGATGCTCTACGACCGCACGCCCACACTCCCCCAGAGACTCCAACTGAGTAACGGGCTTGTGGACAACCTGTGGAACAATATCGGCCACCGAATCGTGACCCGATAA
- a CDS encoding aconitate hydratase yields the protein MLFNFDMIQGVYARIPARVEAARKQLSRPLTLAEKIIYSHLIDGAENRTYERGKDFAEFHPDRVAMQDATAQMALLQFTTAGKARVAVPSSVHCDHLIIAREGVEKDLPRAKEESKEVYDFLQSVSAKYGIDCWLPGAGIIHQVVLENYAFPGGMMIGTDSHTVNAGGLGMLAIGVGGADAVDAMVGLPWELKYPKMIGVKLTGKLQGFATAKDIILKLAGILTVKGGTNAIIEYFGEGARSLSATGKATIANMGAEVGATCSTFSYDDSMSRYLKVTGRADVAAAADKIAEHLKADPEVEANPEKYFDRVVEIDLNTLIPHYNGPFSPDRAFAVTDMAESLKATETKPESTPVVSAALIGSCTNSSYEDLYMAANMIKQALAKGLTPKCPLLINPGSEQVRYTAERDGLIDLFKQFGATIMTNACGPCIGRWDRAGADKKELNTIVHSFNRNFAKRADGNPNTHAFVASPLMAVIAALSGDIRFNPMTDTLVNSEGKAVKLDPPQQCELPPKGFEVKDAGYQAPAEDGSKITISINPESKRLQALAPFAAWDGKDIVGAPLLIKAKGKCTTDHISMAGPWLNYRGHLENISNNMLIGAVNAFNGETNKVLCQCGEYKEVPELAKIYKAKGTGSIVIGDENYGEGSSREHAAMEPRFLGVKAVIVKSFARIHETNLKKQGMLALTFKNAADYDKIQEQDVFDIVGLTKFAPGSEFTLVAHHKDGSVDNIALCHTYNEQQWAWFKAGSALNLIRANNK from the coding sequence ATGCTTTTCAATTTCGACATGATCCAGGGCGTCTATGCCCGCATTCCCGCCCGCGTTGAAGCTGCCCGCAAGCAGCTCTCCCGTCCGCTCACCCTCGCCGAAAAGATTATCTACAGCCACCTGATCGATGGCGCCGAGAACAGGACTTACGAGCGCGGCAAGGATTTTGCCGAATTCCACCCCGACCGCGTGGCCATGCAGGATGCAACCGCCCAGATGGCCCTTTTGCAGTTCACCACCGCCGGTAAGGCCCGCGTGGCAGTGCCCAGCTCCGTGCACTGCGACCACCTGATTATCGCCCGCGAAGGTGTCGAAAAGGATTTGCCCCGCGCCAAAGAAGAAAGCAAGGAAGTTTACGATTTCCTCCAGTCCGTGTCTGCCAAGTACGGCATTGACTGCTGGCTCCCGGGTGCAGGCATCATCCACCAGGTGGTGCTCGAAAACTACGCCTTCCCGGGCGGAATGATGATTGGTACCGACTCCCACACCGTGAACGCTGGCGGCCTCGGCATGCTCGCGATTGGCGTGGGCGGTGCAGACGCCGTGGATGCCATGGTCGGCCTCCCGTGGGAACTCAAGTACCCGAAGATGATCGGCGTGAAGCTCACCGGCAAGCTCCAGGGCTTCGCTACCGCCAAGGACATCATCCTCAAGCTCGCAGGCATCCTCACCGTTAAGGGCGGCACCAACGCCATTATCGAATACTTCGGCGAAGGCGCACGCAGCCTCTCCGCAACAGGCAAGGCGACGATTGCCAACATGGGTGCCGAAGTAGGCGCAACATGCTCCACCTTCAGCTACGACGATTCCATGAGCCGCTACCTCAAGGTGACTGGCCGTGCCGACGTTGCCGCCGCCGCCGACAAGATTGCAGAACACCTCAAGGCCGACCCCGAAGTCGAAGCAAATCCGGAAAAGTACTTTGACCGCGTTGTGGAAATCGACCTCAACACGCTCATTCCGCATTACAACGGCCCGTTCAGCCCGGACCGCGCTTTCGCCGTGACCGACATGGCAGAATCCCTCAAGGCCACCGAAACCAAGCCGGAATCTACGCCGGTCGTGAGCGCCGCCCTCATCGGTTCTTGCACGAACTCCAGCTACGAAGACCTCTACATGGCCGCGAACATGATCAAGCAGGCCCTCGCCAAGGGTCTTACCCCGAAGTGCCCGCTCCTCATCAACCCGGGTTCCGAACAAGTTCGCTACACTGCAGAACGCGATGGCCTCATCGACTTGTTCAAGCAGTTCGGTGCAACGATCATGACAAACGCTTGCGGTCCTTGCATTGGCCGCTGGGACCGCGCCGGTGCCGACAAGAAGGAACTCAACACCATCGTCCACAGTTTCAACCGCAACTTCGCAAAGCGCGCCGACGGCAACCCGAACACGCACGCATTCGTCGCCTCCCCGCTCATGGCCGTGATTGCAGCGCTCAGCGGCGACATCCGCTTCAACCCGATGACCGACACTCTCGTGAACAGTGAGGGCAAGGCCGTGAAGCTCGACCCGCCGCAGCAGTGTGAACTCCCGCCGAAGGGTTTCGAAGTCAAGGACGCAGGCTACCAAGCCCCCGCCGAAGACGGTTCCAAGATTACCATTTCCATCAACCCCGAAAGCAAGCGTTTGCAGGCTCTCGCTCCGTTCGCCGCCTGGGACGGCAAGGACATCGTCGGCGCCCCGCTCCTCATCAAGGCGAAGGGCAAGTGCACCACCGACCACATCTCCATGGCCGGTCCGTGGCTCAACTACCGCGGTCACCTCGAAAACATTTCGAACAACATGCTCATCGGCGCCGTGAACGCCTTCAACGGCGAAACGAACAAGGTTCTCTGCCAGTGCGGTGAATACAAGGAAGTCCCCGAACTTGCGAAGATTTACAAGGCCAAGGGCACGGGTTCCATCGTCATCGGTGACGAAAACTACGGTGAAGGCTCCAGCCGCGAACATGCCGCCATGGAACCGCGCTTCCTCGGCGTGAAGGCCGTGATTGTGAAGAGCTTCGCCCGCATCCACGAGACGAACCTCAAGAAGCAGGGCATGCTCGCCCTCACCTTCAAGAACGCCGCCGACTACGACAAGATCCAGGAACAGGACGTATTCGACATCGTGGGCCTCACCAAGTTCGCCCCAGGTTCCGAGTTCACCCTCGTCGCCCACCACAAGGACGGCTCCGTCGATAACATCGCCCTCTGCCACACCTACAACGAACAGCAGTGGGCATGGTTCAAGGCGGGTTCCGCCCTCAACCTCATCCGCGCGAACAACAAGTAA
- a CDS encoding YicC family protein codes for MSIISMTGFGKSESTLNGTTCVIEVRSVNSRFLEISSKIPKNFAYLENDLKAIIKDKLTRGSVNLSITLGEGAVGNIPVCYNDAAVAKFVEITKAMQAKYGIEGEIKLEHVLAIPEVLQFTDAGADNEAWAAHLKSELSKALDGVIAMREKEGANLAADLTKRVAHLEDVLAKIEVLDPQRIETWKVKFKERVDALMKDSEIDDVRLLQEACIMADKLDIHEEITRFHSHNKLFLDALKKGGAQGKNLGFILQEMGREANTLGTKCQSAEIAALAIELKNEIECIREQSLNIA; via the coding sequence ATGTCCATCATTTCCATGACCGGGTTCGGCAAGAGCGAATCCACCCTGAACGGAACCACCTGCGTTATCGAAGTGCGCAGTGTGAACAGCCGTTTCCTTGAAATTTCCAGCAAAATCCCCAAGAACTTCGCCTACCTAGAAAACGACCTGAAGGCAATTATCAAGGACAAACTTACCCGTGGCTCGGTGAACCTGTCCATCACGCTCGGCGAAGGCGCCGTCGGGAACATCCCCGTGTGCTATAACGACGCCGCAGTCGCCAAGTTCGTAGAAATCACCAAGGCCATGCAGGCCAAGTACGGCATCGAAGGCGAAATCAAGTTGGAACACGTGCTGGCCATTCCCGAAGTGCTGCAGTTCACCGACGCCGGTGCCGACAACGAAGCCTGGGCCGCCCACTTAAAAAGTGAACTCTCCAAGGCCCTGGACGGTGTCATCGCCATGCGGGAAAAAGAAGGGGCCAACCTGGCCGCCGACCTCACAAAGCGGGTCGCCCATCTAGAAGACGTGCTCGCCAAAATCGAGGTGCTGGACCCCCAGCGCATCGAAACCTGGAAAGTCAAGTTCAAGGAGCGGGTGGACGCCCTGATGAAGGACAGCGAAATCGACGACGTGCGACTGCTGCAAGAAGCCTGCATCATGGCGGACAAGCTGGACATCCACGAAGAGATTACCCGCTTCCACAGCCACAACAAGCTGTTCCTGGACGCCCTCAAGAAGGGCGGTGCGCAGGGAAAGAACCTCGGGTTTATCCTTCAGGAGATGGGCCGCGAAGCAAATACCCTTGGAACAAAATGCCAGAGCGCCGAAATCGCGGCCCTGGCCATCGAACTCAAGAACGAGATCGAGTGCATTAGGGAACAGAGCCTGAACATCGCATAA
- a CDS encoding cation:proton antiporter: MLTSLAYIFLVGLALGFVFVKLRLPAILGMIITGILLGPHCLDLLQPKFLDFAPDLRELALVIILTRAGLSLSLHDFKNIGRPALMMCFVPATAEMIGVVILAPIFMGVTYWEAALMGSTIAAVSPAVVVPRMLKLKSEGRGVEHGIPQMLLAGASLDDVYVLVMFSAFLALLKGDTVSAASFAQVPVAILLGIAVGVALGLLLVLFFKRFHIRDTVKVMIILSFAFLLNDLEHDLSGVVPFSSMIAVVAIAACIFARHQVLAQRLSEKFTKLWVAAEVVLFVLVGSALDVKFALASGIGVVLVVFGAMFFRMFGVWTCMVRSVLNKKERLFCMLAYMPKATVQAAIGGVPLSYGLACGNNVLTLAALSIMITAPLGAIAIDKTYKKLL; encoded by the coding sequence GTGCTGACCAGTTTAGCCTATATCTTCTTGGTTGGGCTAGCCCTCGGGTTTGTTTTTGTAAAGCTCCGTCTGCCTGCCATTCTCGGGATGATTATCACGGGTATCTTGCTCGGGCCTCATTGTCTCGATTTGCTCCAGCCTAAATTTCTGGATTTTGCACCGGACCTGCGGGAACTTGCTTTGGTCATTATCCTAACCCGGGCAGGGCTTTCCCTGAGCCTTCACGATTTCAAAAATATCGGACGGCCCGCGTTGATGATGTGTTTTGTGCCGGCCACAGCAGAAATGATTGGCGTGGTGATTCTTGCACCAATATTTATGGGCGTGACTTACTGGGAGGCTGCACTGATGGGGAGCACCATTGCTGCGGTGTCGCCGGCGGTTGTCGTGCCCCGGATGCTGAAGCTGAAATCGGAGGGCAGGGGAGTAGAACACGGAATTCCCCAGATGCTTTTGGCGGGGGCGTCCTTGGATGATGTCTATGTGCTGGTGATGTTTTCGGCTTTTTTGGCACTGTTGAAGGGAGATACGGTTTCGGCGGCAAGCTTTGCGCAGGTTCCCGTGGCCATATTGCTTGGCATAGCTGTCGGTGTTGCTCTTGGACTTTTGCTGGTTTTGTTTTTCAAGCGTTTCCATATTCGTGATACGGTAAAAGTCATGATAATCCTGAGCTTTGCCTTTTTGCTGAACGATTTGGAACACGACTTGTCGGGAGTGGTGCCCTTTTCCAGCATGATTGCGGTGGTGGCCATTGCTGCCTGTATCTTCGCGCGGCATCAGGTGCTTGCCCAGAGGCTTTCGGAAAAATTCACCAAACTCTGGGTGGCCGCCGAGGTGGTGTTGTTTGTGTTGGTAGGCAGCGCCCTGGATGTAAAATTCGCCCTCGCATCGGGGATAGGTGTTGTTCTTGTGGTGTTCGGGGCCATGTTCTTCAGAATGTTTGGTGTCTGGACTTGCATGGTTCGGTCTGTATTGAACAAGAAGGAACGGCTCTTCTGTATGCTGGCCTATATGCCCAAGGCAACGGTTCAGGCGGCAATCGGCGGCGTGCCTCTTTCTTATGGACTTGCTTGCGGAAACAACGTGCTGACGCTAGCCGCACTTTCCATTATGATTACGGCTCCGCTTGGCGCTATCGCTATCGATAAGACCTATAAAAAATTGTTGTAG
- a CDS encoding leucyl aminopeptidase family protein: MKLNIIAAETAKVNDNKAYALFFVKESIQFSKVLSAKGESQVESVLKGIKDGPFEDLEFLEIDGCNTFFVDAAKERGLSALDHLRMAAYRLAQKAMKRQVPCVSLFLADAADEQFKAILHGLHYADYKFDAYKSKQKENFQVTFEIVAGDRAAAFKKIAEEVAVEQKAITLARNLINTSASDLYPAAFVEDAKTIAKYTPGLSIKVRNMKQLEKEGFMGHVTVGKGSSHEPHMITLSYDGTKFAAGKSAGKSAGKKGRTSHDHLVIVGKGLTFDTGGLCLKPAKSMPEMISDMSGAATALAAIQAIATLKLPVKVSAVCCLAENAIGNRSVLPGDIFKAKNGKTVMVDNTDAEGRLVLSDGLAEAGLIGATHIVDLATLTGAMVRALGYAVTGFFSNDDDLALKVINCGEACCEKFWSMPLEEEYADALKDKFADLKNTGSDAGAISAALFLQEFVPENTAWAHWDIAGTAFVTKKWKYTEYGATGFGVQTLIELAREMSAGC; this comes from the coding sequence ATGAAATTGAACATTATAGCTGCTGAAACCGCCAAGGTTAACGACAACAAGGCCTACGCCCTTTTCTTTGTCAAAGAGTCCATCCAATTTTCAAAAGTGCTTTCCGCCAAGGGTGAATCCCAGGTGGAATCCGTGCTGAAGGGCATCAAGGATGGGCCCTTCGAAGATTTAGAATTCCTTGAAATCGACGGATGCAACACCTTCTTTGTGGATGCCGCCAAGGAGCGCGGACTTTCCGCCCTTGACCACTTGCGCATGGCCGCCTACCGCCTGGCCCAAAAGGCAATGAAAAGGCAGGTGCCCTGCGTGAGCCTGTTCTTGGCCGACGCCGCCGACGAACAGTTCAAGGCCATACTCCACGGACTCCATTACGCCGATTACAAGTTCGACGCCTACAAGAGCAAGCAGAAAGAAAATTTCCAGGTGACTTTTGAAATCGTGGCCGGCGACCGTGCCGCCGCATTCAAAAAGATTGCCGAAGAAGTGGCCGTGGAACAGAAGGCCATCACCCTGGCACGAAACCTGATCAACACCAGCGCCTCTGACCTGTACCCTGCCGCCTTCGTAGAAGATGCAAAGACCATCGCCAAATACACGCCGGGCCTTTCCATCAAGGTGCGGAACATGAAACAGCTGGAAAAAGAAGGCTTCATGGGCCATGTGACCGTGGGCAAGGGCAGCTCCCACGAGCCCCACATGATTACCCTCAGCTACGACGGCACGAAATTTGCGGCTGGCAAATCTGCAGGCAAATCCGCAGGTAAAAAAGGCCGCACCTCCCACGACCACCTGGTCATTGTCGGAAAGGGCCTTACCTTCGACACCGGCGGACTCTGCCTCAAGCCAGCCAAGTCCATGCCCGAGATGATCAGCGACATGAGCGGAGCAGCCACCGCGCTGGCCGCCATCCAGGCCATTGCCACCCTGAAACTCCCCGTCAAGGTGAGTGCCGTGTGCTGCCTGGCCGAAAACGCCATCGGCAACAGGTCGGTGCTGCCCGGCGACATCTTCAAGGCGAAAAACGGCAAGACCGTCATGGTGGACAACACCGACGCCGAAGGCCGCCTGGTCCTCTCCGACGGACTTGCCGAAGCGGGCCTGATTGGGGCCACCCACATCGTGGACCTTGCCACCCTCACCGGTGCCATGGTCCGAGCCCTGGGCTATGCGGTAACTGGATTTTTCAGCAACGACGACGACCTTGCCCTGAAGGTCATCAACTGCGGAGAAGCCTGCTGCGAAAAGTTCTGGAGCATGCCTCTCGAAGAAGAATACGCCGACGCCCTCAAGGACAAATTCGCCGACCTGAAGAACACCGGAAGCGACGCAGGTGCCATATCTGCCGCCCTCTTCTTGCAGGAATTCGTTCCCGAAAATACCGCCTGGGCCCACTGGGATATCGCGGGCACCGCCTTTGTGACCAAGAAATGGAAATACACCGAATACGGGGCCACCGGATTCGGTGTACAGACTTTAATTGAACTAGCCAGGGAGATGAGTGCCGGGTGCTGA
- a CDS encoding PorT family protein, protein MNLKVSGIISVLTLAAAVFAAPQAQPAANAAPAQEAAAPAATETAAAPAAPETTAPATAAEAVPEQAAAPATEQAAAPEQTAAPAEAPAAEAAPTEEAAAPMAVRGGEAPAASSAPAPEQEATPAAAAPAPTKTVVYRTVYSSEPVELSGTKVHTVYVSPTDAQVSTSFDDLRGLIPMKWSLGVQGFIGSYHMYSSYSDDYYLHDYDGLTWRAGLVGIIPVTDYTIGVKVAALFEQSEAKASGHTARYSLKGKFKQRKIDVPVLFAFKAPRSSLMFEIGTQASMAIKDEFRATIDGKTSRLDMLDKDFRNTIDWDIVCGFSIMANQYLGFDFRFNIGISNLYDTDNSESMKLFEVDDLSSTSFLLGASFYIF, encoded by the coding sequence ATGAATCTCAAAGTGTCTGGAATTATTTCTGTTTTGACCCTTGCCGCCGCTGTTTTTGCGGCTCCGCAGGCCCAACCCGCCGCTAATGCTGCTCCGGCCCAAGAAGCCGCTGCCCCTGCAGCTACTGAAACCGCCGCAGCCCCTGCTGCTCCCGAAACGACTGCACCTGCGACAGCTGCAGAAGCTGTTCCTGAACAAGCGGCTGCTCCCGCGACTGAACAAGCCGCTGCTCCTGAACAAACGGCCGCCCCTGCCGAAGCACCCGCTGCCGAAGCTGCTCCGACTGAAGAGGCTGCCGCTCCCATGGCCGTCCGTGGCGGTGAAGCCCCTGCAGCATCTAGCGCTCCTGCTCCCGAACAAGAAGCAACCCCTGCCGCAGCTGCCCCTGCTCCGACCAAGACTGTTGTTTACCGCACGGTCTATTCTTCTGAACCGGTGGAACTCAGCGGTACCAAGGTCCACACCGTTTACGTGAGCCCCACAGACGCTCAGGTATCCACAAGCTTTGATGACCTTCGTGGCCTCATCCCCATGAAATGGAGCTTGGGTGTCCAAGGCTTTATCGGCTCGTACCACATGTATTCTTCTTACAGCGACGATTACTACTTGCATGACTATGACGGCCTCACCTGGCGTGCGGGTCTTGTTGGCATTATTCCCGTGACCGACTACACCATCGGTGTCAAGGTGGCCGCCCTTTTTGAACAGAGCGAGGCCAAGGCCAGCGGACACACGGCCAGGTATTCCCTGAAGGGCAAGTTCAAGCAGCGCAAGATCGATGTACCGGTGCTGTTCGCCTTCAAGGCCCCCCGTTCTTCCCTGATGTTCGAAATCGGTACCCAGGCTTCCATGGCCATCAAGGACGAATTCCGTGCCACCATTGACGGGAAGACCAGCCGGCTGGACATGTTGGACAAGGATTTCCGCAACACTATTGACTGGGATATCGTCTGCGGTTTCTCCATTATGGCGAACCAGTACCTGGGCTTCGATTTCCGCTTCAACATCGGTATTTCCAACCTCTACGATACCGACAACAGCGAATCGATGAAACTCTTCGAAGTGGATGACCTTTCCTCCACCTCGTTCCTGCTGGGTGCATCCTTCTACATTTTCTAG